A genome region from Macaca nemestrina isolate mMacNem1 chromosome 15, mMacNem.hap1, whole genome shotgun sequence includes the following:
- the LOC105464191 gene encoding ral-GDS-related protein-like isoform X5, producing the protein MFSCCVPTCCRPPHRRRGQNESLSREYRHWFNPHPRRLWPFARRHPQSSTQQIKQELLDGFHFSNFFKEGQGPTATNYGQCWSGYENEISRMSTFQPGTGEKLLDSLVPALLTKPISSYATCLGPSWDFITVPHFLELLVRSTITSILFTWPLENTSVCYQPPQRSSFRIKLAFRNFAWPGLGMEDHQELVLGQLVLPEPNEAKPDDPAPLPGQHVLTMPALEPAPPLLADLGPALEPESGAVLGAPGYLYSAPGPAPGEGPPPATLLEPQSASESPTPSSGTVKNQSLEEMPDITTFPPRLLAEQLTLTDAELFKKVELYECLGSIWGQRAKEGNEHVAPTVHATITHFNRLTNCVTTSCLGNHGMRARDRARVVEHWIKVARECLSLNNFSAVHAIVSALCSNPIHRLHETWAAVSSKSTKHLKQLCKKDTAVKRDLLIKAGSFKVTTQERNPQRAQMKLRRQNKGNSNKRRKEVRVLQEMQLLQVAAMNYRLRPLEKFVTYFPRMKQLSDKESYKLSCQLEPESQ; encoded by the exons ATGTTCTCCTGCTGTGTCCCGACGTGCTGCCGACCGCCTCATCGCAGAAGAGGCCAAAATGAGAGTCTTTCTCGAGAATATAGACATTGGTTCAACCCTCACCCTCGACGCCTCTGGCCCTTTGCCAGAAGGCACCCTCAG AGCTCCACACAGCAGATCAAGCAGGAGCTGTTGGATGGATTCCATTTCTCCAACTTCTTCAAAGAAGGGCAGGGGCCCACCGCCACCAACTACGGCCAATGCTGGTCTGGG TATGAAAATGAGATCTCCAGGATGTCAACTTTCCAGCCCGGCACAGGGGAGAAGCTGTTGGACTCCCTGGTTCCAGCCTTGCTAACTAAACCCATCTCCTCCTATGCCACCTGCCTGGGCCCCTCCTGGGACTTTATCACCGTGCCACACTTTTTGGAACTACTGGTTAGAAG CACCATCACCTCCATTTTGTTCACCTGGCCCCTTGAAAACACTTCAGTTTGCTATCAGCCCCCGCAACGGTCATCTTTCCGGATAAAGCTGGCCTTCAGGAACTTCGCCTGGCCTGGACTGGGCATGGAGGACCATCAGGAACTTGTCCTAGGCCAGTTGGTGCTTCCGGAGCCCAACGAGGCCAAGCCAGATG atCCTGCTCCACTTCCTGGGCAACACGTATTAACAATGCCGGCCCTGGAGCCAGCACCACCACTGCTGGCGGACCTGGGGCCTGCTCTGGAGCCAGAGTCAGGGGCAGTCCTGGGTGCACCAGGATATCTATATTCAGCACCAGGACCAGCACCAGGGGAAGGGCCCCCTCCAGCGACACTGCTGGAGCCACAGTCCGCCTCAGAGTCCCCCACTCCCTCTTCTGGGACTGTGAAGAACCAATCCCTTGAGGAGATGCCTGACATCACGACCTTCCCTCCGAGGCTGCTGGCAGAGCAGCTGACCCTCACGGATGCG GAGCTGTTCAAGAAGGTGGAGCTCTACGAATGCTTGGGCTCCATCTGGGGCCAACGAGCTAAGGAGGGGAATGAGCACGTGGCACCCACAGTTCATGCGACCATCACACACTTCAACAGGCTCACCAACTGCGTCACCACCTCCTGCCTCGGGAACCATGGCATGAGGGCCCGGGACAGGGCCAGGGTGGTGGAGCACTGGATCAAGGTGGCCAGG GAGTGCCTAAGCCTCAACAACTTCTCCGCGGTGCACGCCATCGTCTCTGCTCTGTGCAGCAACCCAATACATCGGCTACACGAGACATGGGCAGCAGTGTCCAG CAAAAGCACAAAACATCTAAAACAACTCTGCAAAAAAGACACTGCAGTGAAGAGGGACCTGCTGATCAAG GCGGGGAGCTTTAAGGTGACCACCCAGGAGAGGAACCCCCAGAGAGCCCAGATGAAGCTGCGGAGGCAGAATAAG GGCAACAGCAACAAGAGGAGAAAG GAGGTCCGAGTTCTGCAGGAAATGCAGCTGCTCCAAGTGGCTGCCATGAATTACAGGCTTCGGCCTCTTGAGAAATTTGTCACCTATTTCCCAAGAATGAAGCAGCTCAGTGACAAGGAGAG CTACAAGCTGTCCTGCCAGCTGGAGCCCGAATCACAGTAG
- the LOC105464191 gene encoding ral-GDS-related protein-like isoform X1 gives MFSCCVPTCCRPPHRRRGQNESLSREYRHWFNPHPRRLWPFARRHPQSSTQQIKQELLDGFHFSNFFKEGQGPTATNYGQCWSGYENEISRMSTFQPGTGEKLLDSLVPALLTKPISSYATCLGPSWDFITVPHFLELLVRSTITSILFTWPLENTSVCYQPPQRSSFRIKLAFRNFAWPGLGMEDHQELVLGQLVLPEPNEAKPDDPAPLPGQHVLTMPALEPAPPLLADLGPALEPESGAVLGAPGYLYSAPGPAPGEGPPPATLLEPQSASESPTPSSGTVKNQSLEEMPDITTFPPRLLAEQLTLTDAELFKKVELYECLGSIWGQRAKEGNEHVAPTVHATITHFNRLTNCVTTSCLGNHGMRARDRARVVEHWIKVARECLSLNNFSAVHAIVSALCSNPIHRLHETWAAVSSKSTKHLKQLCKKDTAVKRDLLIKAGSFKVTTQERNPQRAQMKLRRQNKGVVPFLGDFLTELHRLDTAIPDDLDGNSNKRRKEVRVLQEMQLLQVAAMNYRLRPLEKFVTYFPRMKQLSDKESYKLSCQLEPESQ, from the exons ATGTTCTCCTGCTGTGTCCCGACGTGCTGCCGACCGCCTCATCGCAGAAGAGGCCAAAATGAGAGTCTTTCTCGAGAATATAGACATTGGTTCAACCCTCACCCTCGACGCCTCTGGCCCTTTGCCAGAAGGCACCCTCAG AGCTCCACACAGCAGATCAAGCAGGAGCTGTTGGATGGATTCCATTTCTCCAACTTCTTCAAAGAAGGGCAGGGGCCCACCGCCACCAACTACGGCCAATGCTGGTCTGGG TATGAAAATGAGATCTCCAGGATGTCAACTTTCCAGCCCGGCACAGGGGAGAAGCTGTTGGACTCCCTGGTTCCAGCCTTGCTAACTAAACCCATCTCCTCCTATGCCACCTGCCTGGGCCCCTCCTGGGACTTTATCACCGTGCCACACTTTTTGGAACTACTGGTTAGAAG CACCATCACCTCCATTTTGTTCACCTGGCCCCTTGAAAACACTTCAGTTTGCTATCAGCCCCCGCAACGGTCATCTTTCCGGATAAAGCTGGCCTTCAGGAACTTCGCCTGGCCTGGACTGGGCATGGAGGACCATCAGGAACTTGTCCTAGGCCAGTTGGTGCTTCCGGAGCCCAACGAGGCCAAGCCAGATG atCCTGCTCCACTTCCTGGGCAACACGTATTAACAATGCCGGCCCTGGAGCCAGCACCACCACTGCTGGCGGACCTGGGGCCTGCTCTGGAGCCAGAGTCAGGGGCAGTCCTGGGTGCACCAGGATATCTATATTCAGCACCAGGACCAGCACCAGGGGAAGGGCCCCCTCCAGCGACACTGCTGGAGCCACAGTCCGCCTCAGAGTCCCCCACTCCCTCTTCTGGGACTGTGAAGAACCAATCCCTTGAGGAGATGCCTGACATCACGACCTTCCCTCCGAGGCTGCTGGCAGAGCAGCTGACCCTCACGGATGCG GAGCTGTTCAAGAAGGTGGAGCTCTACGAATGCTTGGGCTCCATCTGGGGCCAACGAGCTAAGGAGGGGAATGAGCACGTGGCACCCACAGTTCATGCGACCATCACACACTTCAACAGGCTCACCAACTGCGTCACCACCTCCTGCCTCGGGAACCATGGCATGAGGGCCCGGGACAGGGCCAGGGTGGTGGAGCACTGGATCAAGGTGGCCAGG GAGTGCCTAAGCCTCAACAACTTCTCCGCGGTGCACGCCATCGTCTCTGCTCTGTGCAGCAACCCAATACATCGGCTACACGAGACATGGGCAGCAGTGTCCAG CAAAAGCACAAAACATCTAAAACAACTCTGCAAAAAAGACACTGCAGTGAAGAGGGACCTGCTGATCAAG GCGGGGAGCTTTAAGGTGACCACCCAGGAGAGGAACCCCCAGAGAGCCCAGATGAAGCTGCGGAGGCAGAATAAG GGAGTGGTCCCCTTCCTGGGAGATTTTCTGACTGAGTTACACAGATTGGATACGGCCATCCCAGACGATCTGGAT GGCAACAGCAACAAGAGGAGAAAG GAGGTCCGAGTTCTGCAGGAAATGCAGCTGCTCCAAGTGGCTGCCATGAATTACAGGCTTCGGCCTCTTGAGAAATTTGTCACCTATTTCCCAAGAATGAAGCAGCTCAGTGACAAGGAGAG CTACAAGCTGTCCTGCCAGCTGGAGCCCGAATCACAGTAG
- the LOC105464191 gene encoding ral-GDS-related protein-like isoform X7, with the protein MRNLLTNQPGAAVLSAQVHRAVLQGLWEENVSGTLWRTRVCTALLCGQVCPLRDSTDGLGKAVHSITSTITSILFTWPLENTSVCYQPPQRSSFRIKLAFRNFAWPGLGMEDHQELVLGQLVLPEPNEAKPDDPAPLPGQHVLTMPALEPAPPLLADLGPALEPESGAVLGAPGYLYSAPGPAPGEGPPPATLLEPQSASESPTPSSGTVKNQSLEEMPDITTFPPRLLAEQLTLTDAELFKKVELYECLGSIWGQRAKEGNEHVAPTVHATITHFNRLTNCVTTSCLGNHGMRARDRARVVEHWIKVARECLSLNNFSAVHAIVSALCSNPIHRLHETWAAVSSKSTKHLKQLCKKDTAVKRDLLIKAGSFKVTTQERNPQRAQMKLRRQNKGVVPFLGDFLTELHRLDTAIPDDLDGNSNKRRKEVRVLQEMQLLQVAAMNYRLRPLEKFVTYFPRMKQLSDKESYKLSCQLEPESQ; encoded by the exons ATGAGAAACCTGCTCACAAATCAGCCTGGAGCTGCAGTTCTGAGTGCCCAGGTGCACAGGGCTGTGCTCCAGGGCCTTTGGGAGGAGAATGTCAGTGGGACACTGTGGCGCACAAGGGTCTGTACAGCCCTGCTGTGTGGCCAGGTCTGCCCCCTCCGGGACAGCACTGATGGCTTGGGGAAGG CTGTCCACTCCATTACCAGCACCATCACCTCCATTTTGTTCACCTGGCCCCTTGAAAACACTTCAGTTTGCTATCAGCCCCCGCAACGGTCATCTTTCCGGATAAAGCTGGCCTTCAGGAACTTCGCCTGGCCTGGACTGGGCATGGAGGACCATCAGGAACTTGTCCTAGGCCAGTTGGTGCTTCCGGAGCCCAACGAGGCCAAGCCAGATG atCCTGCTCCACTTCCTGGGCAACACGTATTAACAATGCCGGCCCTGGAGCCAGCACCACCACTGCTGGCGGACCTGGGGCCTGCTCTGGAGCCAGAGTCAGGGGCAGTCCTGGGTGCACCAGGATATCTATATTCAGCACCAGGACCAGCACCAGGGGAAGGGCCCCCTCCAGCGACACTGCTGGAGCCACAGTCCGCCTCAGAGTCCCCCACTCCCTCTTCTGGGACTGTGAAGAACCAATCCCTTGAGGAGATGCCTGACATCACGACCTTCCCTCCGAGGCTGCTGGCAGAGCAGCTGACCCTCACGGATGCG GAGCTGTTCAAGAAGGTGGAGCTCTACGAATGCTTGGGCTCCATCTGGGGCCAACGAGCTAAGGAGGGGAATGAGCACGTGGCACCCACAGTTCATGCGACCATCACACACTTCAACAGGCTCACCAACTGCGTCACCACCTCCTGCCTCGGGAACCATGGCATGAGGGCCCGGGACAGGGCCAGGGTGGTGGAGCACTGGATCAAGGTGGCCAGG GAGTGCCTAAGCCTCAACAACTTCTCCGCGGTGCACGCCATCGTCTCTGCTCTGTGCAGCAACCCAATACATCGGCTACACGAGACATGGGCAGCAGTGTCCAG CAAAAGCACAAAACATCTAAAACAACTCTGCAAAAAAGACACTGCAGTGAAGAGGGACCTGCTGATCAAG GCGGGGAGCTTTAAGGTGACCACCCAGGAGAGGAACCCCCAGAGAGCCCAGATGAAGCTGCGGAGGCAGAATAAG GGAGTGGTCCCCTTCCTGGGAGATTTTCTGACTGAGTTACACAGATTGGATACGGCCATCCCAGACGATCTGGAT GGCAACAGCAACAAGAGGAGAAAG GAGGTCCGAGTTCTGCAGGAAATGCAGCTGCTCCAAGTGGCTGCCATGAATTACAGGCTTCGGCCTCTTGAGAAATTTGTCACCTATTTCCCAAGAATGAAGCAGCTCAGTGACAAGGAGAG CTACAAGCTGTCCTGCCAGCTGGAGCCCGAATCACAGTAG
- the LOC139358698 gene encoding uncharacterized protein isoform X3 yields the protein MPIGTQSWAVHWTRWQMSFLCCCFPSPPVWAEATAFGDVLQTEAAAEAWLPEELLSSLRKKQSPTYHDHPPAWRKLHASSSDKHGNQSPANAAAHHPCSAAQQPLPHPISRASCRRAPTCLWTHTPLLLFAQGVPEMLFQQFWSMGQARLASGLIGITRSLSASRMQFGMSRPHTPPTPPRHGPHKDPLRLLIMCGPRSES from the exons ATGCCCATTGGTACCCAAAGCTGGGCAGTCCACTGGACTCGCTGGCAGATGAGCTTCCTCTGTTGTTGTTTCCCCTCTCCCCCAGTGTGGGCAGAGGCCACTGCCTTTGGAGATGTACTGcagacagaagcagcagcagaggccTGGCTTCCTGAAGAATTGCTTTCCAGTTTGAGGAAGAAGCAAAGTCCCACCTACCATGACCACCCCCCAGCCTGGAGGAAGCTCCATGCCAGCAGCAGTGACAAGCACGGGAACCAGAGCCCTGCTAATGCTGCAGCTCATCACCCCTGCTCAGCAGCCCAGCAGCCATTGCCACATCCCATTTCCAGGGCCTCCTGCCGCCGTGCCCCCACGTGCCTGTGGACCCACACACCTCTCCTTCTGTTTGCCCAAG GGGTCCCTGAGATGTTGTTCCAGCAGTTCTGGAGTATGGGCCAGGCACGGCTTGCATCTGGACTCATCGGCATTACTCGCTCATTGTCAGCCTCACGAATGCAGTTCGGGATGTCACGCCCCCATACGCCCCCCACTCCGCCCCGCCATGGCCCTCACAAGGACCCACTCAG GCTGCTGATCATGTGTGGGCCTCGATCTGAGAGCTGA
- the LOC139358698 gene encoding uncharacterized protein isoform X2: MPIGTQSWAVHWTRWQMSFLCCCFPSPPVWAEATAFGDVLQTEAAAEAWLPEELLSSLRKKQSPTYHDHPPAWRKLHASSSDKHGNQSPANAAAHHPCSAAQQPLPHPISRASCRRAPTCLWTHTPLLLFAQGVPEMLFQQFWSMGQARLASGLIGITRSLSASRMQFGMSRPHTPPTPPRHGPHKDPLRCSRVVGNEKCPEF, translated from the exons ATGCCCATTGGTACCCAAAGCTGGGCAGTCCACTGGACTCGCTGGCAGATGAGCTTCCTCTGTTGTTGTTTCCCCTCTCCCCCAGTGTGGGCAGAGGCCACTGCCTTTGGAGATGTACTGcagacagaagcagcagcagaggccTGGCTTCCTGAAGAATTGCTTTCCAGTTTGAGGAAGAAGCAAAGTCCCACCTACCATGACCACCCCCCAGCCTGGAGGAAGCTCCATGCCAGCAGCAGTGACAAGCACGGGAACCAGAGCCCTGCTAATGCTGCAGCTCATCACCCCTGCTCAGCAGCCCAGCAGCCATTGCCACATCCCATTTCCAGGGCCTCCTGCCGCCGTGCCCCCACGTGCCTGTGGACCCACACACCTCTCCTTCTGTTTGCCCAAG GGGTCCCTGAGATGTTGTTCCAGCAGTTCTGGAGTATGGGCCAGGCACGGCTTGCATCTGGACTCATCGGCATTACTCGCTCATTGTCAGCCTCACGAATGCAGTTCGGGATGTCACGCCCCCATACGCCCCCCACTCCGCCCCGCCATGGCCCTCACAAGGACCCACTCAG
- the LOC139358698 gene encoding uncharacterized protein isoform X1, translated as MPIGTQSWAVHWTRWQMSFLCCCFPSPPVWAEATAFGDVLQTEAAAEAWLPEELLSSLRKKQSPTYHDHPPAWRKLHASSSDKHGNQSPANAAAHHPCSAAQQPLPHPISRASCRRAPTCLWTHTPLLLFAQGIITVFVSFGATAPCVSAACMKSIIPAILTNHPHDREETRASGCHMDAEQHPGQKSLEKQLRPSQPWARGKCQKTPGWEEVYPKAQDLPGDSWKRKRGQRLRM; from the exons ATGCCCATTGGTACCCAAAGCTGGGCAGTCCACTGGACTCGCTGGCAGATGAGCTTCCTCTGTTGTTGTTTCCCCTCTCCCCCAGTGTGGGCAGAGGCCACTGCCTTTGGAGATGTACTGcagacagaagcagcagcagaggccTGGCTTCCTGAAGAATTGCTTTCCAGTTTGAGGAAGAAGCAAAGTCCCACCTACCATGACCACCCCCCAGCCTGGAGGAAGCTCCATGCCAGCAGCAGTGACAAGCACGGGAACCAGAGCCCTGCTAATGCTGCAGCTCATCACCCCTGCTCAGCAGCCCAGCAGCCATTGCCACATCCCATTTCCAGGGCCTCCTGCCGCCGTGCCCCCACGTGCCTGTGGACCCACACACCTCTCCTTCTGTTTGCCCAAG GCATCATCACAGTGTTTGTCAGCTTTGGGGCAACGGCACCTTGTGTATCAGCAGCCTGCATGAAGAGCATCATCCCTGCAATCCTCACAAATCATCCTCATGATAGAGAAGAGACACGGGCTTCTGGATGTCACATGGATGCTGAGCAACACCCGGGTCAGAA GAGTCTGGAGAAACAGCTACGGCCATCCCAGCCCTGGGCAAGGGGAAAATGCCAGAAGACTCCAGGGTGGGAGGAAGTGTATCCCAAGGCCCAGGATCTGCCAGGCGACTCGTGGAAGAGAAAACGAGGGCAG AGACTCAGAATGTGA
- the LOC139358698 gene encoding uncharacterized protein isoform X4 has translation MPIGTQSWAVHWTRWQMSFLCCCFPSPPVWAEATAFGDVLQTEAAAEAWLPEELLSSLRKKQSPTYHDHPPAWRKLHASSSDKHGNQSPANAAAHHPCSAAQQPLPHPISRASCRRAPTCLWTHTPLLLFAQGVPEMLFQQFWSMGQARLASGLIGITRSLSASRMQFGMSRPHTPPTPPRHGPHKDPLRSRVQ, from the exons ATGCCCATTGGTACCCAAAGCTGGGCAGTCCACTGGACTCGCTGGCAGATGAGCTTCCTCTGTTGTTGTTTCCCCTCTCCCCCAGTGTGGGCAGAGGCCACTGCCTTTGGAGATGTACTGcagacagaagcagcagcagaggccTGGCTTCCTGAAGAATTGCTTTCCAGTTTGAGGAAGAAGCAAAGTCCCACCTACCATGACCACCCCCCAGCCTGGAGGAAGCTCCATGCCAGCAGCAGTGACAAGCACGGGAACCAGAGCCCTGCTAATGCTGCAGCTCATCACCCCTGCTCAGCAGCCCAGCAGCCATTGCCACATCCCATTTCCAGGGCCTCCTGCCGCCGTGCCCCCACGTGCCTGTGGACCCACACACCTCTCCTTCTGTTTGCCCAAG GGGTCCCTGAGATGTTGTTCCAGCAGTTCTGGAGTATGGGCCAGGCACGGCTTGCATCTGGACTCATCGGCATTACTCGCTCATTGTCAGCCTCACGAATGCAGTTCGGGATGTCACGCCCCCATACGCCCCCCACTCCGCCCCGCCATGGCCCTCACAAGGACCCACTCAG ATCCAGAGTCCAGTGA